The Thermococcus sibiricus MM 739 DNA window ATTCCATTCTGGTTGGCTTCACTTTTAGTATTCTTGTCATTAAACTCACCTCAATGAAAATAAAGGGAATTAAGAGGAGTGCCTGTAGTTTGGATGATACTTCTCTATGTACTTTCTCTCAACTCTCTTAAGTTCTGATTCTGGTAGTACTGAAAGGATGTCCCATCCAAGATCAAGGGTTTCAAATATCCCTCTATCCTCATCATATCCTTGTGCAACAAACTCCATTTCAAACTTATCTGCAAATTGGAGATACTTTCTATCTGTTTCTGAGAGGGCCTCTTCACCAACAACCGCTACAAGATCTCTTAGGCTCCTACCTTCAGCGTAAGCTGCATAAAGCTGCTGACTGAGCTGTGAGTGTTCTTCTCTTGTTCGTCCCTTACCTATACCATCTTTCATTAATCTGCTAAGGCTTGGAAGAACATCAATTGGTGGATAAATACCTTTTCTATGTAAATCTCTGCTCAGAACTATCTGCCCTTCAGTGATGTAACCTGTAAGATCCGGAATTGGGTGAGTAATATCATCATCTGGCATTGTTAATATTGGCATCTGAGTAATACTTCCTTTTCTTCCCCTAACTCTACCAGCTCTTTCATAAATCGTTGCCAAGTCAGTGTACATGTAACCCGGATACCCTCTCCTTCCTGGAACCTCTTCTCTTGCTGCAGAGATTTCACGCAGAGCCTCTGCATAATTGGTCATATCCGTTAAAATAACTAAGACCTGCATGTCATAATCGAAGGCTAGATACTCTGCTACTGTGAGGGCCATTCTTGGAGTGATAATACGCTCAATGGCCGGATCATCTGCAAGATTTAAGAACAATACGGCCCTTTCAATAGCCCCTGTTTCTTCAAAACTCTTTTTAAAGAAGTTTGCCTCTTCATAGGTAATACCCATAGCTGCAAATACTACGGCAAACTGCTCCTCTTCTCCCAAAACTTTCGCTTGTCTTGCAATTTGGGCAGCCAGCATATTATGAGGTAAACCACTACCACTGAAAATTGGGAGCTTTTGGCCTCTAACAAGAGTGTTCATACCATCTATTGCCGAAATACCAGTTTGAATGAAATCTCTCGGGTATGCTCTTGCCACAGGGTTAAGGGGAGCTCCATGGACGTCTC harbors:
- a CDS encoding ATP synthase subunit B — encoded protein: MPAMEYSTISKIYGPLMIVQGVRGVAYGEVVEIEVEGGEKRKGQVLEAREDLAIVQVFEGTRDLDVKSTRVRFTGETLKVPVSMDMLGRVFNGIGEPIDGGPEIIPEDRRDVHGAPLNPVARAYPRDFIQTGISAIDGMNTLVRGQKLPIFSGSGLPHNMLAAQIARQAKVLGEEEQFAVVFAAMGITYEEANFFKKSFEETGAIERAVLFLNLADDPAIERIITPRMALTVAEYLAFDYDMQVLVILTDMTNYAEALREISAAREEVPGRRGYPGYMYTDLATIYERAGRVRGRKGSITQMPILTMPDDDITHPIPDLTGYITEGQIVLSRDLHRKGIYPPIDVLPSLSRLMKDGIGKGRTREEHSQLSQQLYAAYAEGRSLRDLVAVVGEEALSETDRKYLQFADKFEMEFVAQGYDEDRGIFETLDLGWDILSVLPESELKRVERKYIEKYHPNYRHSS